In Gemmata obscuriglobus, a single genomic region encodes these proteins:
- a CDS encoding MFS transporter gives MSLPAPGAAGMSPLVRWLVLIVAAIGFLFDTYELLMFPVIGAQAVAELLHVEQTSDAVRQWGGRMLWIAALAGGVFGLLGGFMVDRFGRKTVMVGSILVYSLSPVAAAYSTELWHLVLFRCTTFIGVCVEAVAAVAWLAELFEDKRQRERAIGWTLAFASLGGILVTEVFNEIVADLKAHPEGLPWLNKVGIAPAAWRYTLLTGLVPGALILLFMPFVPESRVWKARKAAGTLKRPSLGELFSPELRRTTIVTTVLSACGYAAAFGALQLGPLVMAAGLPAVNEVRKETPDRVKAATAELKGTKADTPEHAAANAKLAAAKSAVPTVINEKRGEMQRWQEVGGLLGRILFAVLVVYVSSRMLIRSFLLPGLVLFPLTYLVLYQGNFVLFSIAVFFCGLMTVAQFSYVSEYLPKVFPLHLRGTGSAFATNVGGRMFGTMAATLNTEFLSTLFLQGEGPEKNPLRVATAAAIIGAAVYAVALIASFMLPEPKDETPATAEPKPPASPEATAPEQKIA, from the coding sequence GTGTCGTTACCCGCTCCCGGCGCCGCCGGAATGTCCCCGCTCGTCCGCTGGCTCGTGCTGATCGTCGCCGCCATCGGGTTCCTGTTCGATACTTACGAGCTGCTCATGTTCCCCGTGATCGGGGCGCAGGCGGTGGCCGAGCTGCTGCACGTCGAACAGACGTCCGACGCGGTGCGCCAGTGGGGCGGCCGGATGCTCTGGATCGCGGCCCTGGCGGGCGGGGTGTTCGGGCTGCTCGGCGGGTTCATGGTGGACCGGTTCGGGCGCAAAACGGTGATGGTCGGCAGCATCCTCGTGTACTCGCTGTCGCCGGTCGCCGCGGCCTACAGTACCGAACTGTGGCACCTGGTGCTGTTCCGCTGCACCACGTTCATCGGCGTGTGCGTGGAGGCGGTTGCGGCGGTGGCGTGGCTCGCGGAGCTGTTCGAGGACAAGCGCCAGCGCGAGCGCGCGATCGGGTGGACGCTCGCGTTCGCGTCGCTCGGCGGCATCCTCGTGACGGAGGTGTTCAACGAGATCGTCGCGGACCTGAAAGCGCACCCGGAGGGGCTGCCGTGGCTCAACAAGGTCGGCATCGCGCCGGCCGCGTGGCGGTACACGCTGCTCACGGGTCTGGTGCCCGGCGCGCTGATCCTGTTGTTCATGCCGTTCGTCCCCGAGAGCCGGGTGTGGAAGGCCCGCAAGGCGGCCGGCACGCTGAAGCGCCCGAGCCTCGGTGAGCTGTTCTCGCCGGAACTGCGGCGCACCACGATCGTGACCACGGTGCTGTCGGCGTGCGGGTACGCGGCGGCGTTCGGCGCGCTGCAGTTGGGACCGCTCGTGATGGCCGCCGGGCTGCCCGCGGTGAACGAGGTGCGGAAAGAAACCCCGGACCGCGTGAAGGCCGCGACCGCCGAACTCAAGGGCACGAAGGCCGACACGCCCGAGCACGCGGCGGCCAACGCGAAACTGGCCGCGGCGAAATCGGCCGTGCCGACCGTGATCAACGAGAAGCGCGGGGAGATGCAGCGGTGGCAAGAGGTCGGCGGGCTCCTGGGCCGCATCCTGTTCGCGGTGCTGGTGGTGTACGTTTCGAGCCGGATGCTGATCCGCTCGTTCCTGCTCCCGGGGCTCGTCCTGTTCCCGCTCACCTACTTGGTGCTGTACCAGGGCAACTTCGTGCTGTTCTCGATCGCGGTGTTCTTCTGCGGGCTGATGACGGTGGCGCAGTTCAGCTACGTCAGCGAGTACCTGCCGAAGGTGTTCCCGCTGCACCTGCGCGGCACCGGTAGCGCGTTCGCCACCAACGTGGGCGGGCGCATGTTCGGCACGATGGCCGCGACACTGAACACGGAGTTCCTGTCGACGCTGTTCCTCCAGGGCGAGGGTCCGGAGAAGAACCCGCTGCGGGTGGCGACCGCGGCCGCCATTATCGGGGCTGCGGTGTACGCTGTCGCGCTGATCGCATCGTTCATGCTGCCAGAGCCGAAGGACGAAACGCCCGCAACCGCGGAGCCGAAGCCCCCGGCGTCACCGGAAGCGACGGCGCCGGAGCAGAAGATCGCGTAG
- a CDS encoding 3-keto-disaccharide hydrolase — translation MRLPNLSRASALVAAALFVAPAVRADDTSEFLNPDNWEGRADIWKIDARAKSVTGETKEDPKYNTFLCSKAKYGDFELTCKVRLVNAVGNSGFQVRSERFDKEGDKQSFRVRGPQVDIGKGYFGGLYGEGVGGYLLKPKKDAAKPAEVNDYKIVVKGNHVTVTLNGEVTVDEEFPDNKGKNPAPKDGIIAFQAHAGPPMKVEFTDIKFTKLK, via the coding sequence ATGCGCCTCCCGAACCTCTCCCGCGCCAGCGCCCTGGTCGCGGCGGCCCTCTTCGTCGCGCCCGCCGTCCGGGCCGACGACACCTCCGAGTTCCTCAACCCGGACAACTGGGAGGGCCGCGCCGACATCTGGAAGATCGACGCCAGGGCCAAGAGCGTGACCGGCGAGACCAAAGAGGACCCCAAGTACAACACGTTCCTCTGCTCCAAGGCGAAGTACGGCGACTTCGAGCTGACGTGCAAGGTGCGGCTGGTGAACGCGGTCGGCAACAGCGGTTTCCAGGTCCGCAGCGAGCGGTTCGACAAGGAGGGGGACAAGCAGTCGTTCCGCGTCCGCGGGCCGCAGGTGGACATCGGCAAGGGGTACTTCGGCGGGCTGTACGGCGAGGGCGTCGGCGGGTACCTGCTGAAGCCGAAGAAGGACGCGGCCAAGCCGGCCGAGGTGAACGACTACAAGATCGTGGTGAAAGGCAACCACGTCACCGTGACGCTCAACGGCGAGGTCACCGTCGACGAGGAGTTCCCGGACAACAAGGGCAAGAACCCGGCCCCGAAGGACGGGATCATCGCGTTCCAGGCGCACGCCGGGCCGCCGATGAAGGTCGAGTTCACGGACATCAAGTTCACGAAGCTGAAGTGA
- the csrA gene encoding carbon storage regulator CsrA — protein sequence MLVLSRKKNESIVINNDIVITVVEIRGDKVRLGIAAPKDVPVHRQEVYDAIHGAKAPAVTNGGQPDETDGTG from the coding sequence ATGCTCGTGCTGTCCAGGAAAAAAAACGAGTCGATTGTCATCAACAACGACATCGTCATCACGGTGGTAGAGATCCGCGGGGACAAGGTGCGGCTCGGCATCGCGGCCCCGAAGGACGTGCCGGTTCACCGGCAGGAAGTGTACGACGCGATCCACGGGGCCAAGGCCCCGGCGGTGACGAACGGCGGCCAACCGGACGAGACCGACGGCACCGGCTGA
- a CDS encoding HEAT repeat domain-containing protein, whose translation MTPPKKWTVRAAGLVLTALTVVGVWAAFNASVIRARYAAQQLRTVGTDQERDQWADALVTYGAPGFGRLVECVKTGNEPARAAAVGALDRHLSALPDGDTRAVTICATVIEAYPSCGPEGKAGVLRLVPTVLNRTGGAYADRCRAIIAECLKAPEPDVQLAAVKIAIHPEIRLRAEVVPLLTSPEPAVRSASLFAVAGSADGEEVLRDDELFKWLHDPDPGVRRVCHDALVTRDRTDVEITLGRRLTHPDATERLKLLLDLRYDHDVADPEQWLDRLSRDPEPAVRAGAARVMVELARGRKLPMPIWVGRVADADMHPTVRSVADYYRALPPVPPESVGPAGGP comes from the coding sequence ATGACGCCCCCGAAGAAGTGGACCGTTCGCGCCGCCGGGCTGGTGCTGACAGCCCTGACGGTCGTCGGGGTGTGGGCGGCGTTCAACGCCTCGGTGATCCGCGCGCGGTACGCGGCCCAGCAGCTCCGCACGGTCGGCACGGACCAGGAGCGCGACCAGTGGGCCGACGCCCTGGTGACTTACGGCGCCCCCGGGTTCGGGCGGCTCGTCGAGTGCGTGAAGACGGGCAACGAGCCGGCCCGCGCCGCCGCGGTCGGGGCGCTCGACCGGCACCTGAGCGCGCTGCCCGACGGCGACACGCGGGCGGTGACCATCTGCGCGACGGTGATCGAGGCGTACCCGTCCTGCGGTCCGGAAGGGAAGGCGGGGGTGCTGCGGCTCGTGCCGACGGTTCTGAACCGCACCGGCGGGGCCTACGCCGACCGGTGCCGGGCGATCATCGCGGAGTGCCTGAAGGCGCCGGAACCGGACGTGCAACTGGCGGCGGTCAAGATCGCGATCCACCCCGAGATCCGGCTGCGGGCCGAGGTGGTGCCGCTGCTCACGTCTCCGGAGCCGGCGGTGCGGAGCGCGAGCCTGTTCGCGGTCGCCGGCTCGGCGGACGGCGAGGAGGTGCTGCGCGACGACGAACTGTTCAAGTGGCTCCACGACCCGGACCCGGGCGTGCGCCGGGTGTGTCACGACGCGCTGGTCACCCGCGACCGCACGGACGTGGAGATCACGCTCGGCCGGCGGCTCACGCACCCGGACGCCACCGAGCGGCTGAAACTGCTTTTGGACCTGCGTTACGACCACGACGTTGCCGACCCGGAGCAGTGGCTCGACCGGCTGAGCCGCGACCCGGAGCCCGCGGTGCGTGCCGGCGCGGCGCGGGTGATGGTCGAACTGGCGCGCGGGCGGAAGCTGCCGATGCCGATCTGGGTCGGCCGGGTTGCGGACGCGGACATGCACCCGACGGTGCGGTCGGTTGCCGACTACTACCGCGCGCTACCGCCGGTCCCGCCGGAGAGCGTAGGCCCGGCCGGCGGGCCGTGA
- a CDS encoding DUF1559 domain-containing protein, with translation MSFNARRAGFTLIELLVVIAIIAILIGLLLPAVQKVREAAARLKCKNNMKQIGLALHNYHDRNNALPPGYSTRVVSGVEQGAGWGWATFLLDDLEQGNVRRLIDTNTAIGATAHATPRTQVLPVFLCPSDERIGTFTTSGANPTTVAHANYVGVFGTNEPDETVNAPSAGNGTFFRNSTVRFGDITDGLSNTFVVGERSSDIALSTWTGAIPGAEVPLRRDPSEAEGHFFLVLGRGDHQPNAPESHIDDFYSRHTQGLNCLFGDGSVHSISNSVNPSVWAGIQTRNLGEVIPANW, from the coding sequence ATGTCATTCAATGCACGCCGGGCCGGTTTCACGCTGATCGAACTGCTGGTGGTGATCGCGATCATCGCGATCCTCATCGGCTTGCTGCTTCCCGCCGTCCAGAAGGTGCGCGAAGCGGCGGCGCGGTTGAAGTGCAAGAACAACATGAAGCAGATCGGGCTGGCGCTCCACAACTACCACGACCGCAACAACGCCCTGCCCCCGGGGTACTCGACGCGGGTGGTGAGCGGGGTGGAACAGGGCGCCGGGTGGGGTTGGGCCACGTTCCTGCTCGATGACCTCGAACAGGGCAACGTGCGGCGCCTGATCGACACCAACACCGCGATCGGCGCGACCGCTCACGCGACCCCACGCACGCAAGTGCTGCCCGTGTTCTTGTGCCCGTCGGACGAGCGGATCGGCACGTTCACCACGTCCGGGGCGAACCCCACCACCGTGGCGCACGCGAACTACGTCGGGGTGTTCGGCACCAACGAACCCGACGAAACCGTGAACGCCCCGAGCGCGGGGAACGGCACCTTCTTCCGCAACAGCACGGTGCGGTTCGGCGACATCACCGACGGCCTGAGCAACACGTTCGTGGTGGGCGAGCGGAGCAGCGACATCGCGCTCTCGACGTGGACCGGCGCGATACCGGGCGCGGAGGTGCCGCTGCGTCGTGATCCGTCGGAGGCGGAAGGGCACTTCTTCCTGGTGCTCGGGCGCGGCGACCACCAGCCGAACGCCCCGGAGTCGCACATCGACGACTTCTACAGCCGTCACACGCAGGGGCTGAACTGCCTGTTCGGCGACGGCTCCGTTCACAGCATCAGCAACAGCGTCAACCCGAGCGTGTGGGCGGGCATCCAGACCCGCAACCTCGGCGAGGTGATTCCGGCCAACTGGTGA
- a CDS encoding TIGR02996 domain-containing protein — MSDEAGFLKAIADHPAERATRLAYADWLDEQGRAAEAEFLKVQLQVAELNARLIELGGQAGAEWLASVGNPQAEPDRIKLRAGREIRLNALRQWNFYAGLLEGAPTTQMNREHVQRIVAEEQLRRGEVPYLVQPRESPIEQVAPHRAPCGLLPAIVCVGEFDSFEPTRDKNQDGSQLTIIWFQDDYAFPIDPAAREQIRAIDWDTYAHDFSW; from the coding sequence ATGAGTGACGAGGCCGGTTTCCTGAAGGCCATCGCCGACCACCCGGCCGAGCGGGCCACACGCCTCGCCTACGCCGACTGGCTCGACGAACAGGGCCGCGCCGCCGAAGCCGAGTTCCTCAAGGTACAACTCCAAGTCGCGGAACTCAACGCGCGGCTGATCGAACTCGGCGGTCAGGCTGGCGCAGAGTGGCTGGCCTCGGTTGGGAACCCGCAAGCCGAACCAGACCGGATAAAGCTGCGGGCGGGTCGAGAGATTCGGTTGAACGCGCTCCGACAATGGAACTTTTACGCGGGGTTGCTGGAAGGCGCGCCCACGACCCAAATGAATCGCGAGCACGTTCAGCGGATCGTTGCCGAAGAGCAACTGCGACGCGGCGAGGTGCCGTACCTCGTTCAGCCGCGCGAAAGCCCCATCGAACAGGTCGCCCCTCACCGAGCACCGTGCGGATTGCTTCCCGCGATCGTGTGCGTTGGAGAATTCGACTCGTTCGAGCCGACCCGAGACAAGAACCAAGACGGATCACAACTGACGATCATCTGGTTTCAGGATGACTACGCATTCCCGATCGACCCGGCTGCGCGTGAACAGATTCGTGCCATCGATTGGGACACGTACGCCCACGACTTCTCTTGGTGA
- a CDS encoding glutathione peroxidase — protein MSTTAASVYDISVKAIDGQQTTLEQYRGKVLLVVNVASKCGFTGQYKGLEELQRKYKDRGLVVLGFPCNQFMGQEPGNEEEIKSFCSLKYDVTFPMFAKVDVNGGAAHPLYQHLKDAARGTLGTRGIKWNFTKFLVDRNGNVVSRRGPTTTPQQLEAEIEKLLG, from the coding sequence ATGAGCACTACCGCCGCCAGCGTTTACGACATCTCTGTCAAGGCCATCGACGGCCAGCAGACTACCCTCGAGCAGTACCGGGGCAAAGTGCTGCTGGTGGTGAACGTCGCCAGCAAGTGCGGCTTCACCGGTCAGTACAAGGGGCTCGAAGAGCTGCAACGCAAGTACAAGGACCGCGGGCTCGTGGTGCTGGGCTTCCCGTGCAACCAGTTCATGGGCCAGGAGCCGGGCAACGAAGAAGAGATCAAGAGCTTCTGTTCGCTCAAGTACGATGTGACGTTCCCGATGTTCGCAAAGGTGGACGTGAACGGCGGCGCGGCGCACCCGCTGTACCAGCACCTCAAGGACGCCGCCCGCGGCACGCTCGGCACCCGCGGCATCAAATGGAACTTCACCAAGTTCCTCGTGGACCGGAACGGCAACGTGGTGTCGCGCCGCGGCCCGACCACGACCCCGCAACAACTGGAAGCCGAAATCGAAAAGCTGCTGGGGTGA
- a CDS encoding circularly permuted type 2 ATP-grasp protein → MPRLFDGYSAHPAAWDELFNRTGAPHAHCATLVDRLGKLKHNEFQLKRSGADLAFVNQGITFSVYSDRRGVEKIFPFDLIPRTIPAAEWAALEKGLVQRVQALNLFLYDVYHEQKILREGVVPAELVLGSKGFRKEVVGFRPPGGVYVHICGTDLIRDVDGQFLVLEDNGRTPSGVSYVLENRAVMKKVFPQLFADIRVRRVEDYPHRLREALASVAPAGAGAPPCVVVLSPGQYNSAYFEHSFLARHMGVELVFGADLFVHDDIVYLKTTRGPQRVDVIYRRLDDDFLDPETFRPDSLLGVPGLFRAYRAGNVTLANAVGTGVADDKAVYPYVEDMIRFYLSEEPVLKNVPTYICARPDDCAYTLAHLGELVVKAVNESGGYGMLMGPSSTAAQRAEFAEKIRENPRNYVAQPVVTLSTCPTWTEEGVAPRHLDLRPYIITGRSTWVLPGGLTRTALTKGSLVVNSSQGGGSKDSWVLEK, encoded by the coding sequence ATGCCGCGACTCTTCGACGGGTACTCCGCACACCCGGCCGCGTGGGACGAACTGTTTAACCGCACCGGAGCGCCGCACGCACACTGCGCCACGCTCGTGGACCGCCTCGGGAAGCTCAAGCACAACGAGTTCCAGCTTAAACGGAGCGGCGCCGATCTGGCGTTCGTGAACCAGGGGATCACGTTCAGCGTGTACTCCGACCGCCGCGGGGTGGAGAAGATCTTCCCGTTCGACCTGATCCCGCGCACAATCCCCGCCGCCGAATGGGCCGCGCTGGAAAAGGGGCTGGTGCAGCGCGTGCAGGCACTCAACCTGTTCCTGTACGACGTGTACCACGAGCAGAAGATCCTGCGCGAGGGCGTGGTGCCGGCGGAACTGGTGCTCGGGTCGAAGGGGTTCCGCAAAGAGGTGGTCGGGTTCCGCCCGCCGGGCGGGGTGTACGTTCACATTTGTGGCACCGACCTGATCCGCGACGTGGACGGCCAGTTCCTGGTCCTGGAGGACAACGGCCGGACGCCGAGCGGGGTGAGCTACGTGCTCGAGAACCGCGCGGTGATGAAGAAGGTGTTCCCGCAACTGTTCGCGGACATTCGCGTGCGCCGCGTCGAAGATTACCCGCACCGGTTGCGTGAGGCGCTGGCGTCGGTGGCGCCGGCGGGCGCCGGCGCGCCGCCGTGCGTGGTGGTGCTGTCGCCGGGGCAGTACAACTCGGCGTACTTCGAGCACAGCTTCCTGGCCCGGCACATGGGCGTCGAACTGGTGTTCGGCGCCGACCTGTTCGTCCACGACGACATTGTGTACCTGAAGACCACCCGCGGCCCGCAGCGCGTCGACGTGATCTACCGCCGCCTGGACGACGACTTCCTAGACCCGGAAACGTTCCGGCCCGACAGCCTGCTGGGCGTTCCGGGGCTGTTCCGGGCGTACCGCGCGGGCAACGTGACGCTCGCCAACGCCGTGGGCACCGGCGTCGCGGACGATAAGGCCGTGTACCCTTACGTGGAAGACATGATCCGGTTCTACCTGTCGGAGGAGCCGGTCCTGAAGAACGTGCCGACGTACATCTGCGCCCGCCCGGACGACTGCGCGTACACCCTCGCGCACCTGGGCGAACTGGTGGTGAAGGCGGTCAACGAGTCCGGCGGGTACGGGATGCTGATGGGGCCGTCGAGCACGGCGGCGCAGCGCGCGGAGTTCGCCGAGAAGATCCGCGAGAACCCGCGGAACTACGTGGCCCAGCCGGTTGTAACGCTCAGCACCTGCCCCACCTGGACCGAAGAGGGTGTGGCCCCGCGGCACCTCGACCTCCGCCCGTACATAATTACGGGGCGCTCGACGTGGGTGCTGCCCGGCGGCCTCACCCGCACCGCGCTCACCAAGGGCTCGCTGGTGGTCAACAGCAGCCAGGGCGGCGGCAGCAAGGACTCGTGGGTGCTGGAGAAGTGA
- a CDS encoding alpha-E domain-containing protein, with translation MISRVAEHCFWLARYLERSENTARVLEVNHTLLLDFHVPVEQQWRPALIISGIHDYAEEPTAERVQAFMTWDRENPFSIASSLAWARENARIIREVISAEMWERMNHYHLWMQAPESRELYDGNRSEFYAEVRRINQLLHGIADATMSHGEAWEFFKLGTYLERVSQTARIMDVKYHTLLPKVEDVGSPVDNAHWVAILMSCSGYEPFHKKARAAPMDPATAVAEFLIFDEQFPRSIKRCLWECESATAAAAGNPVGRDRTKPERLIGELIAYLDARAIPDVIREGLHETLTHVVDSVHRIGEAVHAAFFAADVRPPGSGVRPGPATVTQSQSQS, from the coding sequence ATGATCTCTCGTGTTGCGGAGCACTGCTTCTGGCTGGCCCGGTACCTGGAGCGCTCGGAGAACACCGCGCGCGTGCTGGAGGTCAACCACACCCTGCTGCTCGACTTCCACGTGCCGGTGGAGCAGCAGTGGCGGCCGGCGCTCATCATCTCCGGCATCCACGACTACGCCGAAGAGCCCACCGCGGAGCGCGTCCAGGCGTTCATGACCTGGGACCGGGAGAACCCGTTCAGCATCGCGTCGTCGCTGGCATGGGCGCGGGAGAACGCCCGCATCATCCGCGAGGTGATCTCCGCGGAGATGTGGGAGCGGATGAACCACTACCACCTCTGGATGCAGGCGCCCGAGAGCCGGGAACTGTACGACGGCAACCGGAGCGAGTTCTACGCCGAGGTGCGGCGCATCAACCAGCTCTTGCACGGCATCGCCGACGCCACCATGAGCCACGGCGAGGCGTGGGAGTTCTTCAAGCTCGGCACGTACCTGGAGCGCGTCAGCCAGACGGCCCGCATCATGGACGTGAAGTACCACACGCTCCTGCCGAAGGTGGAGGACGTGGGCAGCCCGGTCGACAACGCCCACTGGGTCGCGATCCTGATGAGCTGCTCGGGGTACGAGCCGTTCCACAAGAAGGCCCGCGCCGCCCCGATGGACCCGGCCACCGCGGTCGCCGAGTTCCTGATCTTCGACGAGCAGTTCCCGCGGTCGATCAAGCGGTGCCTGTGGGAGTGCGAGTCCGCGACCGCGGCCGCCGCGGGCAACCCGGTCGGGCGCGACCGCACCAAGCCCGAGCGGCTGATCGGCGAGCTGATCGCGTACCTCGACGCGCGGGCGATCCCGGACGTGATCCGCGAGGGGCTGCACGAGACGCTGACGCACGTGGTCGATTCGGTCCACCGGATCGGCGAGGCGGTCCACGCGGCGTTCTTCGCGGCGGACGTGCGCCCGCCCGGCTCCGGCGTGCGGCCCGGGCCGGCCACGGTGACGCAGAGCCAGAGTCAGTCGTAA